The genome window CCCATTTCCAAAAACATTTGACGCTTTGCCTCGCCATAAGCCCGCTGAACCTGAGCATTTCCTAACCAATCTGCCGCCCAATAATCCGTTCTCTGTTCATCTACCGCGGGATCAATTTCAAAATGGCCTATATCCACCCAGACCAACTCTGCCCCATTATTTCTCAAAGAATTCTTAGTTGGACCATGCAGGAGTGAGTAACGAATCTCCCTGCGGGGATCAATACCCGCTTCCCTGGGTGCCGTCAGATAATCAATATCGTGTTCACTGATGAAATCGGTGATTCCGCCCACCACGGCTCGGCCCACCACTGTTTTCCAACTATCGGGTCCCGAATCCGTCACCGGCAGGTTATAGGCTGAATTCCATAACGCCCTCTCATCGAATGGGTAAGGATCGTCAATGGTACGTTTTTTTGGACGCCCATATTGAAGTTCCGGGAACAAGCGGTATCGAAATTGAATATCCCTGATCGTAAGCCGAATGCCGTCCCGCGAAATCGCAGGGATATCGGAACGGGAATCTTGCTGTTCATCCAGGTTGACTATTTGTCCAATGGTTTCGAATGGACGCAAATAATAACTTTCACGAATTGAAATCGTGGAGGGGCGCCTCAATTCCTTAAACATGACTGCATTACCCGGCTGAATAATGACATGCCCAGGTCCACCAATCACATCAATTAAGTTCACCTCATTTTTTTCAAGTTTCTTTTCCCCACCATCCACGATAATCCGCGGAACAAACAGGGCAAACAGGGAAGAAATCACATAACGAACACCCTGACGCAGTCGGGGAAGAGCGTAAATATCTCTCACATACGAACCAGCCGCTAATGTCACAAATACTAAAACTGAGAGTGCAGTAATCATGTAGCGCGCTGTATGCGGATTGAGGGCTATTCGGAAAAACTCAACCAGAGGGGCATTCCAGAAATTTTGAACCATTTCCTTCAACTCTGGTTCAAAAAACATTCCTGCAAAGAACAGAAACACAATTATCAACAGGAACAGGGCAAAAATCCTTAACAACCCCGATATGCGGTGCTGAACTTGATAACTCCGCTGTGGACGGGTTTGGTTCATCTGCTGCCCTCCCGATCCCTTTCTCCACCGATTTTCCCCTGTAAGAGCCGTAAAATCTCCAGCGTATGAGGAGGAAGCAATTGGCGGGTTTTGGGATCTGACGCTGAGGTTTCCAGAGAACGCAGTAAGCGCACAGCAATCACTTCATCGGGTAAATCCCCCGATTCAAAAATTTCCTTGAGGTGTGTGGCCAGATCTACCTGCGCTTTTGCGCGCGCTCTTCCCAGAATACGCATGGCTTCAAATTCCAGACTGGCAGTCCGAATAGCAGTATCTCTTTGCCAGGGAGCACGCCACGACTCCAGGCGATGATGGTAAATGGCTTCGTTGACCGGATTGATATCCCCAAAGTTACTGCTGATGACCTTAATTCCGCGATCCCTGAGCAGTTTGGGATTCATCAGGGGGAAAACCTCACTCACCACAATTTCCGAAACGTGATACACCCGCCTTTTTTGGAAGGGCTCTCCGTTCTTGAGAAAGACCATACGATAAGAAAGCAAACCATTGTTTCTGACCGTATTGCGAAGTCTGGTGCGGTAATTGGCTACTCCCGGGGTCCTACCCTGTAATTGATACAGTTCATCAAACCTCACCTGCGAAAGAATCTCGCGGAAAACACTTGCCGCAAAACGCGCCGGCAACTCCGTCCAGGGCAACACCCGATCCTCTGAACGGGCTTGGGCAAAAACCGCTGCGAAAACCCTCTCCCGGTCAAATTCTGGCTGGTTGGAAACCGGTGGCAGGGGAGTGTAGGGTTTATAATCTCTCTCACCTAATCCATGCGAGACATGATGGATTTCTCTGCGATCATTTCTTTCCAGTTCATCCTCAATGGAACCTACACGAAGATAATCGTGATTTACCCGCTCAAAACGAATCACCCGCAGATGATCGGCGTCGCGCTCTCTTCCTTCGTAAGTCACTTCTACAATATCAGGAGGTTGTCCTATCGTAAACAGACAATTGACATTCGCATAAACTTCAATACCATCCCGCGTATATGCAGTGACCCCACGAATCACCCGAAACTGCCGCCGAAGGTCCACTGTCCCGCGAATCCGTTCACGCTTTCGCATAAAAACGATTCCAGGGCCAAACACCCGAGGAGATTGAGGGCGATCTGCCAATCCCAAAAGGACCTGCACCCGATGGAAGAAATCTTCAAGCGCTCTTCCAATCCCCGGCGGTGGAACTGTTTCTTCTAACACCACAGCCGAATTAAAGTCCACCACAATGACTCCAGGTCCACTCCGAACATCCTCGCGGGTGCTAATTACCTTCCCATCTTTTACAAACACAGCCGGCCCATGTAATCGCACAATATATAACAACAAACGCCAAATAGTGCGCCACACTTCTTTGGCATTTTGGACAGGCAAGATGGCTTGCGAGGAAACCATCCACATGTAGAGCAAACCAATCAGGAAAAAGCCCAAGAAGTTATAAAGGATAATTCCAAAAGAATTCCGAACTCTAGCATCTTGTAATTTTTCCCAATCCCGCAGGACTTCAAAGAAGGTTTTCAACTCATTCTGAAAACTTAAGACAAAAACAAGGACCAAAAATCCCACCAAACCAATGGTGAACAAAACCCTGCTTTTCTTGTTTGGTTCGCCCAGATACATCGGGGGGTCCTTTTCGTGTGAGAAATAAAATCCCTCTTGGTTAAATCAGTATAGTCTTGATAAATTCTCTTTGTCAAGCAATGCTACCGTATAGAAAACGATTAAAAGAAAAAGGCACTCTTTGTAGAGTGCCTTGTAAAAACCTCCATCATAGCGTTGTTATTTTGTTCCCCTCCAGAACCCCTCAATCACTTCCACCGTATCAGCCAAACGTTCAAAATGAGGTAAACCTTTAGACGGTACCATCCGGACTGCCTGCCAGAAGGGATTTTTCAGCAACACATCGGGTAAACGTTCAAAGGAAGTATACAGATCGCGGTCATAGAGTACCAGAACTGGGGTTTTAAGCCGTTCGTATACCTGAGTGCGCACTTGAGGAGTAAATAACTTTCCCGTAATAAAGTAAAGCGGAGCATGTTCTGCCCCTGGCTGATGGGCACTGGCATAGGCATACTCAATAAATCCAGAAGGGACATGACCAACAAAAGATTTCTTAAGGAAAAATTCAATACTGGTACGAGTGGCTAACAAATCAAACAACGGTCGTGCCCACAAAGGGAGCGTTAATAACGCATGAGCAAAATGCCCAATTGGAAATCCCCCAAAAGCGAAATCCATGCCTGGAAGCAAATTTTTTCCCAATCCTGTTGGAGAAATCAAAGTTAAGGAGTTAAACCATTCGGGATAGGAAAGCGCTGCGCGGCTGACAAATTCACCGCTGAGTGAAAGCGCAATAACGTCTACGGGCTGTTTCACTTGGGATGAGAGGAAATCCACAATGGTATCCTCATACAACTGGGGCGTGTAAATCCGGTCAGAGCGCTCTGAAAAACCAAAACCGGGAAGATCTATGGCATATACAGGACGCTGTCCACGAAAATACAAAAACAATGGGGAAACCTCATAAGCACTCGCTGCAGCATTAATACTGTGAATCAACACGACAGGACGCCCCGTGCCGGACAGATCAAAGTAATAATTCACCCTTCCCGCCAATTTGGTAAAGAAGGATTCTCTATTCGCGGGAATCGCCTCAGGTAAAGGTACACGGTGGTTAATGCCAAAATGGCTGTATAAAATCCACCCGCCAGCAGCAATGGCTGCCCAACCTGCAAAAGATAACCCCTTCCCTGCATCCCGCGGTTTCTGGTTCCGTAACACCATTCTCCACCTCTCTGGAAAACACTTTTATGAAATTATAACGTGAAACGATAAGGATTTTCCGGCTAAATCCTTCTAGAAAATTTTTGAAGCCTCTTAGTCGTGATGGTAAAAAAACAGGAAAAGGTTACAAACTACTCTACCACGCAAGTATTCAAATCAAGTCCCCACTGTTTTAATGTCTCAAATGCTGGAACTTTTCTAAATGCCCGCTCTGTAGCCCATGAAAGAATATCCGCATTTCTGGCAGCAGTAGTACACAAACGCTCAGGGGTAGGAAAAATGGAAACCCTTGCCAGATCAAGACGGTCTGCATCCCAACAGGTTTGAACAGTCACATCTTCATGAATAAGACCATCGGAATGATAACGAATGGCTCGAACAAGCAAATCCATTCCCTCCTCGTCAAGATGGAAGTACTTGCCATTTAATTTTTGAATCCACTTTGCGCTTTCCAAACCATGCTGACGATCGATTCCCTCATTCGTTCTACACACATCATGGGACAGGGCAAATAAGGCTACAACATCCAGACGAGCCCCTGTGCTTTGGGCTAATCGCATTCCATTCTCATATACCCTTGCCCAATCATGAGACAGGGACCATGAATAGAGTACATTCCTAGAGAGAATCGTTTTAATGCCTGATCAATGAGGGAGGGAGAAATTACCCAATCAAATCGAAAGGAAGAATCACCAAATTGCGTCTGCATACAAATGAGTATACAGGAAAAACAAACCGATGTTACACTATATGCGCCTGAAACTTAAACTTTTTCCCTGTATTTGGAGTGCATTGGTGAACAAATTTTTCTACGTGATCTTTTCCTCTATGGTATGCCTTGTTCTCTTCTTTTTAATCACCACAAATATTCAGGCATTGCTCTGTTGCAATCATGGTTGAAATGTGGTAAACATACGGTATGACCACACGAGAAAGCAGATACGTCCGAGTGGCGAGGATCGCCTACCGGCTTGCCAAACAAGCATTACCGATGTATTCACATGCCAAGAGTCCCCATCACTTCACGTTGCCGCAGTTGGGGGCCTGTGTTTTGTTGATGTTCTACCTGAATCTCAGCTATCGCGACATGGAAGAATGGCTGCTGGCAAGCGATGCGGTTGGTAAGGAGCTGGAATTACCGCGTGTTCCCGATCATACGACCCTGCAACGTACCTACGCCAAGATACGCAAAGCGGATTGGATGCGCATGAACGAGACCTTGCTCGAGGAAATCGGACGGCCTGAAGAAGAAGGGGTGGCTGCCGATAGTACCGGCTTCTCACCCGGCCCGGCCAGTTCTTACTACCAAAGCCGTTCGGGAAAAGCCTATCGCCACTGGGCGAAGGGCGTTTATGCCGTTGGAATTGTCTCGCAATTCATCCTTGCGATGCAATCCGGCTGGGGTCCAGGTAGCGATGCCCCTTATCTGGGCTATCTGCGCCGCAAAGCCAGGCGGTTTGCCAAACGTCGGGCTTGGGTCTTGCTGGCCGATTCAGGGTTCGATGGTCGGACTGTCCGGCCTCAAGACTTGATTCCACCCGTTCGGCGAGGTGGAAATTTGCTGGCCCCTGAACGACGAGCAAGAAGCGAGCTTGTCTCTGCGGCTCGCCTGGATGGTCTCTATGGTCAACGCTGGAAGACCGAAACCGTGAATTCGGTCATCAAGCGCAAATTCGGGCAAGCCATCCGCTCGCGGAAACGCAGCCTGCAAAACCGAGAACCGATTATCAAAGGACTGGTCTACAACATACACCGCTAGGTGTATCTCTTCCTAACCTATCTTTGCAACAGAGCATTCAGGCATCGTTTCTTTTACAGCAGGAAACCCCCTATTATCCTCCGGAACAGACCGGGCAAGCACCTACAGAATCCTATCCCTATCCTCCAAACGGTTCCCTTTCCCCTACCCCCTCAGGAGAAATCTCCCCCACACCAAGTCGCACGGTCATAACCCCCACTCCTGTTGCTTCATTAAGGACACCTACTCCTTTGATTGAAACACCTCAAACGCAACCCACGTTCGTCAATCGTTATGCTACCGAAATGGCGGAACTGGCGCTGTCGCGCATTCTCCCAAACGCCACGGAAGAGTTCCCCTCAAGGACACCATGGATCACTTCTTCTCCCAAAGCCAATGCAGTGACTTCGGAGCCTGCCAGAGAAAAGGCTTTCAACCTTTCAAGGTTTGGGTTAGGGGTGTCCATCTCTTTGATACTGGTTTTGGGGTTCTTTCTCGTTTTTCGATTACTCCAAAGTGGTGAATTCCGTAGCGAACGTTGAAGATTCGATTCATGCCTCTTGCTATCGGGTTAGGTGGGCTTTATAATCAGCGCAAACAGGATAAACACCTTGCGGAGGAAGATGGACTCTTTTCGCACTGAACTATTACCCGAAGAACAACCGGCAGAGCCAAAGAAAAATCCGGTTCTGAATTTCCTGTGGGAAATTGTTCAAACTGTAGTCATGGCAATGATCCTGTACTTTTTGGTCGACATGATGATTGGAAGAGTACAGGTTGAGAATATCAGCATGGAACCTACACTGCAACCCGGAGAAAGGCTGATTGTTAACAAACTGGCATACCGTCTGGGTTCTATCAAGAGAGGGGATGTGATTGTTTTTCATTATCCCCGCAATCCTAACAGCGATTACATCAAACGAGTGATTGGTTTGCCCGGAGAAACAGTGCGAATTGCTGATGGCACGGTTTATATCAACAATGAACCTCTCCAGGAAGATTATATTGCCGCACCTGCCACCTACTTTGGGGAATGGACCGTGCCTGAAGGGCAGGTTTTTGTGCTGGGTGATAACCGTAATCAGTCTTTTGACTCACACTCGTGGGGCTTTGTTCCCAAAGAGATGATTGTAGGAAAAGCCATTCTGATTTACTGGCCTCCAAGCGCGATTCGTGTTTTGAATCAAACGCCATTAGTCAATGCAGCAGGACAACCATAGGAGAAAGAAAATGAAAGAAATCCTTACCCTCTTGGATGAATTCGAGCGAGTCCTCCCTCCTCTGGTACTCCCTGAGGAATTAAGCAGCAATAAACCCTTCTCATCATGGATTGATCACACGCTTTTAAAACCCGAAGCAACACCGCAACAAATCGAGCATCTGTGTGAGGAAGCCAAGCAATACCAGTTCGCTTCGGTTTGCGTCAATCCTGTTTATGTCTCCCAGGTAGCCCGGGCTCTCCAGGGGACCCCCGTGAAAGTGTGTACAGTGATTGGGTTCCCCTTAGGGGCTACCCCAACACGGGTAAAAGTTTTTGAAACCCGCACCTGTCTGGAAATGGGCGCTCAGGAAATTGACATGGTCTTACCCATCGGGCATCTACGGGCAGGAGAATTTGAGTACGTTCTGGAAGATATTTACAGTGTGGTAGAAGCCGCGCATGCTCAGGATGCACTGGTCAAGGTCATCCTTGAAACCGCTTTACTGGACCATCGACAGAAGATTGCCGGTTGTCTCCTCAGCCAGAAAGCCGGCGCAGATTTCGTCAAAACCAGCACAGGTTTTGGCCCCGGAGGTGCTACCGTTGAGGATATTGAACTGATGCGCAGAGTGGTTGGTCCGAATACCGGCGTTAAAGCCTCTGGTGGGGTACGTAATTTAGATATTGCCCGCGCTATGCTCCATGCCGGGGCAAATCGTTTAGGCACCAGTTCTGGAGTTATAATAATGAAAGAACTGGAAGAGGCAAAATCGAAAAAATGAGACGCTCTTTGGAACGCTATACCATACCCTGCACACAATGCCAGGCAGGACAAATGCACCAGCATTTCATCACCTACTTTACCTGGTTGGGCGATGAATTAATTACTGTGCCGGATTTTCCTGCATGGATTTGCGATGTGTGCGGGCATCGTGAGTATGACCCGGCGGCACTCAACCAGTTAAGCCTGATTCTCAGTCCCAATGCAGGGCGGCCGGTTTCTCGCTCGCGCGGCATTCCTCAGCGAAAAACAGATAAAAAAGGACAACGTCCAAGCCGCCCCTAGTTGAACACTTTTGAAGTGCCCATCCGAATGGGGAGTGGATAAAATTCTGGATTAGAATAGAGATATGCCAACCTGTCCAAAATGCCAACAAACAGAACGACAGAATAAAGCCGGGAGAACCGAGTCAGGCGCTCAGCGCTACAAGTGTATGCGCTGTGGGCACAAATACACACCTGAACCGAAACCGCGCGGATACCCGGAAGAGATGCGCAAGCAAGCCTTGCAGATGTATGTAGATGGGATGAACTTGCGACGGATCGCCCGTCATTTGGGGGTTCATCACCGCACCGTGTCGTTGTGGATCCAAGCCTACGCCGCACGAATTTCTGAAGTGCCCCTGCCTGAAGAGGTTAAGGAAGTGGAAATGGACGAACTGTTCACCTTTATCGGGCATAAAAAAACCGGATCTACATCATCACCCTTGTAGATCGGCACACGCGCTGTTATTTAGCCTGGAAAGTGGTCTGGGAACGCACAGACAGCGCCATCCAAGAGATGGTAGATGAGGCTCCCAAAGCAAAACAATACTTCAGTGATGCCTTTGACGCCTATAACCGGCTATGGTACCATGGCGGGCGATACGCAGTCTCGGAAGGGAAGAGAGAAACCTACTCTGTGGAAGGGGATAATGCGGAACTACGTCACTACCTGGCTCGTTTAGCACGCTCCTCCCGCTGTTTCTCACGCTGTCGGTTTGCCTTAGAATGCGCCTTGCGTTTATTTGCGTATTGCTTCAATTCTCGCCAATTATATAGACAACGTTATCCAGCATATCCTGCTCATGTCATGGAGTTCATTCCCCCAGTATTTTAGCCACTCCCTCCGAATGGATGGGCACTTTTTTATAGAAAATTGCATTAAAATAAACTTCAGTCTGGGTATCCCAGAGAATTCTTTTTTCGTTGAGGAATCCATGCGCAAGAAATTCGTAGCCGGTAACTGGAAAATGAATAAAACAGCCGAAGAAGCGCGTCTTCTGCTAAACGAATTGATCCCTGCTCTGGAACCTTTTTCTCATGTAGAGCGCGCTGTTTGCCCTCCCTTCCCGTACCTGATGATGGTCCGCCACATGTTAGAGGGAACAAATATCGGGATGGGAGCACAGAACATGCACTGGGAAGCCTCCGGTGCCTTCACTGGAGAAGTCTCTCCCAAAATGGTTGCCGAGTTCTGCCAATATGTCATTCTGGGACACTCCGAACGCCGTACGTATTTTGGCGAAACTGATGAGACTGTGAATCGGAAGGTCAAGTCGGCACTTTCCACCGGATTAACGCCCATTGTATGTGTGGGAGAAACTCTTGCAGAAAATGAGGCAGGAAAAACTGCCGAGGTGGTTTGGCGTCAAATTACCGAAGGGTTGAAAGATCTCTTGCCGGAAGAAGGGCTGAAACTGGTCATTGCCTACGAACCGGTTTGGGCAATTGGGACAGGGCGAGCCGCAACAGCAGAAGTTGCTCAGTCAGTACACGCGAACGTCGTTCGTCCGGCTTTGGCTCATCTGTTCGGGCAAGAAGTAGCCGGGCAGATTCGCATTCAATACGGCGGGTCGGTGACCGCCAAGAACGCTCCCGAGTTATTCGCCATGCCCGATATTGATGGCGCTCTGGTAGGCGGTGCCAGTCTGAAAGCCGGCGAATTTGCGGCAATTGTTCAGGC of Anaerolinea thermophila UNI-1 contains these proteins:
- a CDS encoding transposase; translated protein: MARIAYRLAKQALPMYSHAKSPHHFTLPQLGACVLLMFYLNLSYRDMEEWLLASDAVGKELELPRVPDHTTLQRTYAKIRKADWMRMNETLLEEIGRPEEEGVAADSTGFSPGPASSYYQSRSGKAYRHWAKGVYAVGIVSQFILAMQSGWGPGSDAPYLGYLRRKARRFAKRRAWVLLADSGFDGRTVRPQDLIPPVRRGGNLLAPERRARSELVSAARLDGLYGQRWKTETVNSVIKRKFGQAIRSRKRSLQNREPIIKGLVYNIHR
- a CDS encoding helix-turn-helix domain-containing protein yields the protein MPTCPKCQQTERQNKAGRTESGAQRYKCMRCGHKYTPEPKPRGYPEEMRKQALQMYVDGMNLRRIARHLGVHHRTVSLWIQAYAARISEVPLPEEVKEVEMDELFTFIGHKKTGSTSSPL
- a CDS encoding YgiT-type zinc finger protein codes for the protein MRRSLERYTIPCTQCQAGQMHQHFITYFTWLGDELITVPDFPAWICDVCGHREYDPAALNQLSLILSPNAGRPVSRSRGIPQRKTDKKGQRPSRP
- the lepB gene encoding signal peptidase I; the protein is MDSFRTELLPEEQPAEPKKNPVLNFLWEIVQTVVMAMILYFLVDMMIGRVQVENISMEPTLQPGERLIVNKLAYRLGSIKRGDVIVFHYPRNPNSDYIKRVIGLPGETVRIADGTVYINNEPLQEDYIAAPATYFGEWTVPEGQVFVLGDNRNQSFDSHSWGFVPKEMIVGKAILIYWPPSAIRVLNQTPLVNAAGQP
- a CDS encoding alpha/beta hydrolase; amino-acid sequence: MNYYFDLSGTGRPVVLIHSINAAASAYEVSPLFLYFRGQRPVYAIDLPGFGFSERSDRIYTPQLYEDTIVDFLSSQVKQPVDVIALSLSGEFVSRAALSYPEWFNSLTLISPTGLGKNLLPGMDFAFGGFPIGHFAHALLTLPLWARPLFDLLATRTSIEFFLKKSFVGHVPSGFIEYAYASAHQPGAEHAPLYFITGKLFTPQVRTQVYERLKTPVLVLYDRDLYTSFERLPDVLLKNPFWQAVRMVPSKGLPHFERLADTVEVIEGFWRGTK
- the deoC gene encoding deoxyribose-phosphate aldolase, producing the protein MKEILTLLDEFERVLPPLVLPEELSSNKPFSSWIDHTLLKPEATPQQIEHLCEEAKQYQFASVCVNPVYVSQVARALQGTPVKVCTVIGFPLGATPTRVKVFETRTCLEMGAQEIDMVLPIGHLRAGEFEYVLEDIYSVVEAAHAQDALVKVILETALLDHRQKIAGCLLSQKAGADFVKTSTGFGPGGATVEDIELMRRVVGPNTGVKASGGVRNLDIARAMLHAGANRLGTSSGVIIMKELEEAKSKK
- the tpiA gene encoding triose-phosphate isomerase, whose amino-acid sequence is MRKKFVAGNWKMNKTAEEARLLLNELIPALEPFSHVERAVCPPFPYLMMVRHMLEGTNIGMGAQNMHWEASGAFTGEVSPKMVAEFCQYVILGHSERRTYFGETDETVNRKVKSALSTGLTPIVCVGETLAENEAGKTAEVVWRQITEGLKDLLPEEGLKLVIAYEPVWAIGTGRAATAEVAQSVHANVVRPALAHLFGQEVAGQIRIQYGGSVTAKNAPELFAMPDIDGALVGGASLKAGEFAAIVQAAAEAKA